In Sorghum bicolor cultivar BTx623 chromosome 8, Sorghum_bicolor_NCBIv3, whole genome shotgun sequence, one genomic interval encodes:
- the LOC110429910 gene encoding glycine, alanine and asparagine-rich protein-like, with product MATSSEAAASFFSFLPPVTKKLTRSNYNMWLAQVTATLQGAQLWSFTKPTTKPPPEFLEVDAAAAAAAGNKAEPAVNPEYEKWLAKDSQVRSYLFTSLSEDTFSQVADATTAAELWAAIQTPQASQSRARIMSTRMALATATKGSSTVAEFFTKMKGLADEMASAGKKLDDDEVVSYILMGVGEEFESVTSAVANRTDPISLPELQAQLVSHEQRREIRDGGSHSSVNSAEKGGRRGGRPSYSRGGRGGGGRGGFGRGRNSGRNGGRGGGHNNNNNFTNNTFLEGVICQICGREGHGADRCYKYVGYPPKKSASAATTSYGVDTNWYMDTGATDHITSELDQLTIRDRYNGNDHVHTASGSGNEENPTPRQM from the exons ATGGCAACCTCCTCTGAAGCTGCCGCTTCCTTCTTTAGTTTTCTCCCACCAGTAACCAAGAAACTAACTCGTAGCAACTACAACATGTGGCTTGCTCAAGTCACAGCCACTCTGCAGGGCGCTCAGCTCTGGAGTTTCACCAAACCCACCACCAAACCCCCTCCTGAGTTTCTTGAGGTcgacgccgccgctgctgcggcggcgggcaACAAGGCGGAACCGGCCGTCAATCCGGAATATGAGAAGTGGTTGGCCAAGGACAGCCAAGTCCGCAGCTACCTCTTCACATCCCTCTCCGAGGACACCTTCTCCCAGGTCGCGGACGCGACCACGGCGGCCGAATTGTGGGCCGCAATCCAGACGCCCCAAGCGTCCCAGTCCCGCGCCCGGATCATGTCCACGCGGATGGCGCTCGCCACGGCAACCAAGGGGTCGTCAACCGTGGCGGAATTCTTCACCAAGATGAAGGGCTTGGCCGACGAGATGGCGTCGGCGGGCAAGAAGCTGGACGACGATGAGGTCGTCTCCTACATCCTCATGGGTGTTGGAGAGGAGTTCGAGTCGGTTACATCTGCGGTTGCAAACCGTACCGACCCGATTTCTCTCCCAGAGCTCCAGGCTCAGCTCGTGAGCCATGAACAACGCCGTGAGATCCGCGATGGCGGCTCCCACTCCTCCGTCAACTCTGCAGAAAAGGGCGGCCGTCGTGGTGGTCGTCCTTCCTATTCCCGTGGCggccgtggtggtggtggtcgcgGCGGCTTCGGGCGTGGCCGCAACAGCGGTCGGAATGGTGGTCGTGGTGGTGgccacaacaacaacaacaacttcaCCAACAACACCTTTCTCGAAGGTGTGATCTGCCAGATTTGTGGCAGGGAAGGCCATGGTGCGGATCGCTGCTACAAGTATGTCGGCTACCCACCAAAGAAGAGTGCATCCGCAGCAACAACCTCCTACGGCGTGGACACCAACTGGTACATGGACACTGGTGCCACGGACCACATCACTAGCGAGCTAGATCAACTTACAATCCGCGATCGCTACAACGGCAACGACCATGTACACACCGCTAGCGGATCAG GGAACGAAGAAAACCCTACTCCAAGGCAGATGTGA